The window CGGCGCCGCCGGCGTAAACGTCACGACAAAGCCATCGACGCTGCGGGCCGGCTGGCCTGTGTCGGAATAGCTGGTGAACGCGCGCGGCCGGATGCCGCCGAAGCTCAGCGTGCCAGGCAGTGCCGCGCCGCCGTCGCGCACAAGCGTGAGCGTATCGCGCAGGCTGGCCAGGTCGATCGGCTGGTTGAAGATCACCCGGATCGGGTCGGTTGGGCCGGCGTATGGGGTGCCGGCCTCGGGCTCGCTGCTATAGATCTGCGGCGTGATTGTGCTGAAGCGCCAGGTGTAGGGCTGGCGTAGCGTGCCGCCGGTCTGGTCGTTCAGGCCGCTGGCCACACGCAGGCTGTAGCTGGTCGAGGGCAGCAGGCCGGCTTTGGGCGTAAACACGTAGGTGCTGGTATCGAGCCAGCGGCCTTCGCCGGCCAGCGCCGGCTCGATCTGGAGCGGCTGCGGCAGCTGTTTTTGATCGTCGATCGTAGTGAAGGCGACCACCGGGTGGTTGAAGCGCACGCTAATGCGGTTCGTGTCGGTAGGCACCTCGCTGGTATCGATGGCCGGCTCAACCTGCGCTACCTCCAGGTCGCCAATCACCGTGAAGCTCCAGGTCAGCGGGCGCTGGTTCAGGCGCGCGCCGGTGCCCGAGCGCACGCCGGCCGCGAGGCTGGCCTCGTAGCGCCCGCTGCGCGTCAGCGCGGCTGCCGGCTTGAAGCGGAAGCCGCCCGGCGATGGCGTGATCGTACCCGCGATGCTCGCGCCGCTGGTGCTATCGCGCAGCGTGAAGCTCTGGCCGGCCGAGCCGGCATCAACATCGGGCGCGAGCCGCACCTCGACCTCGCCGGCCACCGGCACATCGGTGGCGCCGTCGAACGGGCGCGTGCCGGCCAGCAGCGGCGCGGCGGTGGTGAAGCTCCACGACGCCGGCCGCTCGAGGCGGAACTTACCGTCGGGCGAGACATCGTCGCGCACGCGGGCGGTATACTCGGTGGCCGCGTGCAGGCGCTCGGGGTAGAACCCAAACAGCTTCGGCGAGAGCCAGCGGCCCACGCCGGGCGCCTCGGGCGCGAGCACCAGCGGCTGCGGCAGCGTATCGGCGATGCGCGGATCCAACGCTGCGGCCGCGATCGTCTCGGCCGGCACCACCGGCGTAGCGAACTCGACCAGAATCGGCGTGTTGAGCGGCACATCGGCGCTACCCTGCTGGGGGCCAAACATGGCTACCGACACATACGGCACCGTGGCGAAGGCCAGCTGCATCGGCTGGTCGAGCGTGCGGCCGAGCAAGTTCTGCACACTGCCGTCGATCACCAGGCGGTAGGCGCTGCCGTAGCGCAGGCCAGCCTGCGGCTTGATCGTAACGGTGGTGGTGCCGGCGCGCGGCAGGCTCGGCGCATCGACCGTGAAGTCGACCGGCGGATCGAAACGCACGGCCTGGCGTAGCGAGTCGGCGCGCACCCACTGGCTGAACACGATCTGGATCCCGCCCTGCGGATTCGCGTCTTGCGCGCCGTTGGCCGGCGTCACGCTGATAATCTGCGGGCCGCGCAGCGCCAGCGGGCCGAACACCAGGCCGGCCCCCACTAGCACCAGCGCCGTCAGTGCAATATTGATATTGCGCCATCGAAGGTAGCTGCGTAGATGTTCCATTGGGTACCTCTTCAATGACAGGAGTTACGCGGTGGTGCGTGCTGCACCGGCCCGTGCCTGCGGCAGCATGGCACGCTACTATCTTCTTGTGCTCCAATGTTGGCGCTCCGCGCCAACATTGGAGCACCTTAATCGAAACGTACCGCTCTGCCGAAGGCTACAAACGCCGACTACGTACGTCCTTATTCAATGACAGGAGTTACGCGGTGGCCCGCGTTCCGGGCATGGTCTGCCTAAAGGGTATCATGATCTAAACGTCGGCCGACGGCCAATTTCCCAGCTGCGGCGGCATCAGCGCCGCGCAGTGCCGGCCGGCTCGACCACAAACTCGATCACTGGGCTGTGCGTCTGCCGGCCCTGCAGGTCGGCGACGATCACCTCGGCACGGTGCCGGCCGGGCGCAAGCTGCCAGAAGGCACGGTAGGGCGGCGCGTCGAAGGTGGCCAGCGGCTGCCCATCCACCAGGATCGTCAGGCGCGCCACATCGGTGCGGCCGGCGCGGGCCTTCAGCTCGACGCGCTGGCGCTCAGTGGGCACGCCGGGGCTAAGCGCGAACACCGCGCCGCCGGCCGGGCTGATCAAGGCTGGGGAAGCAGGCACCGAGGCCACCAGGCCAGGAGCACTCGGCATGGTCGCGTCTCCCGATGCCTGGGTCTGCTTGTCTGACGCAACAGCAGCGTTTGCAAGCCAGGGGCACACCGTGCGCGGCGTGCGCGGCAGCCCGGCTGCTACCATCCAGCTCTCGGCCTCGGGCGGCAGGATGCGGAACACGCGCATCGTGACGCGATCGGCGGGGTAGCCGGCCGGCGCACTGCAGCCCAGCGCCGGATCGATCGGCAGCGCCACGTGGCTGGTGTCGGCGCGGGTTGGCTCGGCCCCAGCCACAAAGCGCTCGCGGCGAGTCGCAGGGCAGCTTGGGCCGGGCAGCATACCACCCTCGGCGCAGATCGTGCGCTCGACGATGCCCGGCGGGCGATCGAACCGGGCCGGCGGCAGGCCCTGGTGCGCCGCCAGCATCACGTCGTGCCACACCGGGCCGGCGCCGCTGATACCGCTGATCGCCTCCATCGGCTGGCCGTCGGCATTGCCGACCCACACGCCAACCACCCGGTCGGGCGTATAGCCGACCGTCCAGTTATCGCGCCAATCGCTGGTGGTACCGGTCTTGGCCGCAGCCGGCCGATCGATGTCGAGCACGCTCTGGGTGCCGAACGCGCGCATGCGGGCATAGCGATCCGACAGGATATCGGTGATCAGGTAGGCCACCTGCGGCGAGAGAACTGGAGACGGGGAGGCCGGGGGGCAAGCAGACAAGGAGCATTGCACTTCTGGCTCTTTGTCTGCTTGCCTCCCGGTTTCCTTGTCTGCCGAAGGGTAGGCGATATCCACAATCGCGTACGGCTCGACGCGCTGCCCGCCATTGGCAAACGCGGCATAGGCAGCCGTCAGCTCGAGCGGGGTCACCTCGCCGCCGCCGAGCGTGAGCGCCAGGCCGTAGCGGCCGGCGCTGCCGGCATCGCCAAGCGAGCGGATCCCCAGGCGATTCGCGATCTCGAGCAGGGCCGGCACGCCGATCGCGTCGAGCACACGCACGGCCGACACATTCGACGAGGTTGCGAGCGCCTCGCGTAGCAGCAGCGGGCCGTGGAAGGTGCGATCATAATTCTGCGGGGCGTACTGGTGGCCCTCGCGAGTCTGGAAAGTCGTGGGGATATCGAGCAGCTGCGAGGCCGGCGTCCAGCCGCGCTCAAGCGCGGCCGCGTAGGTCAGCGGCTTGATCGCCGAGCCGGGCTGGCGCAGTGCGAGCGCGCCGTTCACCTGGCCCTGGGCGCGCGCGTCGTCGAAGTTCGGGCTGCCGACCATACTCAGGATCGCGCCGTCGTGTGGGTCGAGCACCAGCACCGCGCCGTTGCGCACACGATGATCGGGGCCGCCGTTGCGCGGTGTGGCCAGCTGGGCGATCTGGCGGCGCAGGATAGTCTGCGCGGCGTCTTGCAGGCCGGCATCGAGCGTGGTGGTGATCGTCAGGCCAGCGCGCGCCACCGCGTCGGCGCCCAGCCGCTGCTCGAGCTGGTCGAGCACATAGTTGACGAAGTGTGGTGCGCGGGCGCGGGCCTCGCCGCCGGCGAACTGGAGCGGCTCGGCTTTGGCGGCCGCTGCCTGGGCCGCGTCGATAAACCCGGCGCGCTGCATGGCATCGAGCACCTCGGCCTGGCGCGCCAGCGCGGC of the Candidatus Kouleothrix ribensis genome contains:
- a CDS encoding PBP1A family penicillin-binding protein, coding for MSPGAVRQHRVWLGRIRRWAVRLVALALGLLALVAGYFWLSTELPTPEHLRARAALGSTRILDRRGLLLYELPDPLSGRQRPVPLQAIAPALRQATIAIEDAGFYTNPGLDMRGIARAAWANLRSGSLVAGGSTITQQLARSFLLDPALAQERSLYRKLREATLALKLTANYPKDEILALYLNQTYYGSRAYGVEAAAQHYFGKPARDLDLAESALLAGLPQAPSQSNPFADRAAALARQAEVLDAMQRAGFIDAAQAAAAKAEPLQFAGGEARARAPHFVNYVLDQLEQRLGADAVARAGLTITTTLDAGLQDAAQTILRRQIAQLATPRNGGPDHRVRNGAVLVLDPHDGAILSMVGSPNFDDARAQGQVNGALALRQPGSAIKPLTYAAALERGWTPASQLLDIPTTFQTREGHQYAPQNYDRTFHGPLLLREALATSSNVSAVRVLDAIGVPALLEIANRLGIRSLGDAGSAGRYGLALTLGGGEVTPLELTAAYAAFANGGQRVEPYAIVDIAYPSADKETGRQADKEPEVQCSLSACPPASPSPVLSPQVAYLITDILSDRYARMRAFGTQSVLDIDRPAAAKTGTTSDWRDNWTVGYTPDRVVGVWVGNADGQPMEAISGISGAGPVWHDVMLAAHQGLPPARFDRPPGIVERTICAEGGMLPGPSCPATRRERFVAGAEPTRADTSHVALPIDPALGCSAPAGYPADRVTMRVFRILPPEAESWMVAAGLPRTPRTVCPWLANAAVASDKQTQASGDATMPSAPGLVASVPASPALISPAGGAVFALSPGVPTERQRVELKARAGRTDVARLTILVDGQPLATFDAPPYRAFWQLAPGRHRAEVIVADLQGRQTHSPVIEFVVEPAGTARR